A genomic segment from Pseudobdellovibrionaceae bacterium encodes:
- the glmM gene encoding phosphoglucosamine mutase, with product MGSEGSSGPDSTGGASSSVGKKLFGTDGVRGTAGKFPITPDIIVKLGQALGFVLRKKEERPKVVIGKDTRLSGYMVEQCLAAGLNSMGVHVQLVGPLPTPGIGFLATNMRASAGIVISASHNPFYDNGIKIFGPDGFKISDEQELEIENLVLHQDMNKFLKSHDEIGRTKRIDDALGRYLVYVKSTFPLDLSLEGLRIVLDCANGASYKVAPMVFEELGAEVIVIGNRPDGFNVNKKSGALNPEQISENVRKYRADIGVSLDGDADRVILCDEEGEIMDGDRILAICALQLKEEGRLLKNTVVATHMSNIGLDQLLKKHDIKVHRANVGDKYVVEAMRNQGFILGGEQSGHVIFLDHSTTGDGLVAALKILEVALKKNKKLSELRNIMTNAPQILKNIPVSQKIPLEEIPGYYEMISKVEAKLKDSGRVFVRYSGTEPLIRVLVEASEVELAVSCSEEISNWIKSQLQL from the coding sequence GTGGGTTCCGAAGGTTCTAGTGGTCCAGACTCTACGGGTGGAGCGTCTTCCTCTGTCGGCAAAAAATTATTTGGCACAGATGGTGTGCGGGGTACGGCGGGAAAGTTTCCTATCACTCCTGACATTATTGTGAAACTAGGACAGGCTCTTGGGTTTGTGCTTCGTAAAAAAGAAGAGCGCCCCAAGGTTGTGATCGGTAAAGACACCCGACTTTCAGGATATATGGTCGAGCAGTGTTTGGCTGCGGGGTTAAATTCTATGGGTGTGCATGTGCAACTTGTAGGTCCGCTGCCAACACCTGGGATTGGTTTTTTAGCGACAAACATGCGAGCTTCTGCGGGGATTGTGATCTCGGCTTCGCATAATCCTTTTTATGATAATGGAATTAAAATTTTTGGACCAGATGGTTTTAAAATTTCTGATGAGCAAGAATTAGAAATTGAAAACTTAGTCTTACATCAAGACATGAATAAATTCTTAAAAAGCCACGATGAAATTGGTCGCACCAAAAGAATTGATGACGCTTTAGGAAGATATTTAGTTTATGTCAAAAGCACCTTTCCTTTGGATTTATCGCTTGAAGGGCTTCGGATTGTTTTGGATTGTGCCAATGGGGCCTCTTATAAGGTAGCACCCATGGTGTTTGAAGAATTAGGTGCGGAAGTCATTGTGATTGGTAATAGACCTGATGGGTTTAATGTGAATAAAAAATCAGGGGCTCTGAATCCTGAACAGATTTCGGAAAACGTGCGAAAGTACCGTGCTGACATTGGTGTTTCTTTGGATGGGGATGCGGACAGAGTGATCCTATGTGACGAAGAGGGCGAGATCATGGATGGGGATAGAATCCTTGCGATCTGCGCTTTGCAATTGAAAGAAGAGGGACGTCTGCTGAAAAACACAGTGGTGGCGACTCACATGAGTAACATTGGATTAGATCAGTTGCTTAAAAAGCATGACATCAAAGTTCATCGCGCCAATGTGGGGGATAAATATGTAGTCGAAGCCATGCGCAACCAAGGTTTTATTCTTGGTGGCGAGCAGTCTGGACATGTGATCTTTTTGGACCACTCCACAACGGGGGACGGACTTGTGGCGGCTTTAAAGATTTTGGAAGTGGCGCTGAAAAAAAACAAAAAGCTTAGCGAGCTACGTAATATCATGACCAATGCTCCGCAAATTTTAAAAAATATTCCTGTATCACAAAAAATTCCTTTAGAAGAAATTCCAGGTTACTACGAGATGATTTCCAAAGTGGAAGCCAAACTTAAAGATTCAGGTCGAGTCTTTGTGCGCTATTCAGGAACAGAACCCTTGATTCGCGTATTGGTCGAAGCCTCAGAAGTAGAACTCGCTGTCAGTTGCTCCGAAGAAATTTCTAACTGGATAAAGTCTCAGTTGCAGCTTTAA
- a CDS encoding tRNA (adenosine(37)-N6)-threonylcarbamoyltransferase complex ATPase subunit type 1 TsaE — MELHSAEKELKDHLGLFFDSLKVGDIVLLRADLGMGKTTLVRNFVEDRFAKIEKDTLFVETEKDAQLTEIEKNTTENRFTQVGEAAKPNLRAVQFSSPSYNLIQEYKLKNYTIYHIDLYRLEDEDQIASVGLWDVLDDPKSIIFIEWAERIDPEDLPNRPTYEIKITHPDYVLEDTVSALDDEPKNKFINESDGDSQNNSIHKSDNGSKKNPTHILESEDEFLNDSRQYTITKINSPLNF; from the coding sequence GTGGAATTACATAGTGCGGAAAAAGAACTCAAAGATCACCTAGGGCTATTTTTTGATAGTCTGAAGGTGGGCGATATAGTGCTTTTGCGTGCTGATCTCGGAATGGGTAAAACCACTTTAGTACGAAACTTTGTCGAAGATCGTTTTGCCAAAATAGAAAAAGACACTCTATTTGTCGAAACAGAGAAAGACGCCCAGCTTACCGAAATAGAAAAAAATACAACAGAGAATCGTTTTACCCAAGTAGGAGAAGCCGCTAAACCTAACTTACGTGCCGTTCAGTTCTCATCTCCCAGTTATAATTTAATTCAAGAGTACAAGCTTAAGAATTACACCATCTATCACATTGATCTCTATCGTCTAGAAGACGAAGATCAAATTGCTTCAGTAGGATTATGGGATGTCTTAGATGATCCTAAATCCATCATTTTTATCGAATGGGCCGAAAGAATTGATCCAGAAGATCTACCAAATCGCCCCACCTATGAAATCAAAATCACCCACCCAGATTATGTATTAGAAGACACCGTTAGCGCACTTGATGATGAACCTAAAAATAAGTTTATTAACGAATCTGATGGTGACTCCCAAAACAATTCCATTCATAAATCTGATAATGGGTCTAAAAAAAATCCTACTCACATTCTTGAAAGCGAAGATGAATTTCTCAATGACTCCCGCCAATACACAATTACAAAAATCAACAGTCCTTTAAATTTTTAA
- the cdaA gene encoding diadenylate cyclase CdaA, whose product MTALINSYHMILSFAQSFVLQLTYKDIFDLLILWVLVYRVMRMTEKSGIIKILAGILFLAALYGVSYNFKLMSVYFILDNFFSNLLLILVILFQNEIRKVLIEIGAPLFSRNISRVEANRIAEEVTKALKELTRRNWGALIIVEKDMNIDSFIENGVMINADVTSELLVSLFQPSTPLHDGAVLIREGRIESAGNFLPLSQNPALDKKLGTRHRAAFGITELTDAKVFIVSEERRAIGFVEFGTMHSTQDVADLKQDVVEFLEFGDEE is encoded by the coding sequence ATGACAGCATTGATCAACTCCTACCACATGATACTTAGCTTCGCACAGTCCTTTGTGCTTCAGCTGACGTATAAAGATATCTTTGATCTGTTGATCCTTTGGGTGTTGGTCTATCGGGTGATGCGCATGACTGAAAAGTCAGGCATCATTAAGATTCTTGCGGGGATTTTGTTTTTAGCCGCCTTATACGGAGTCAGTTACAACTTTAAACTGATGTCTGTGTATTTTATCTTAGACAACTTTTTCTCTAACTTGCTTTTGATTCTGGTGATCTTATTCCAAAATGAAATCCGTAAGGTCTTGATTGAAATTGGAGCCCCTTTATTTTCGAGAAACATCTCTCGAGTAGAGGCTAATCGTATTGCTGAAGAGGTGACGAAGGCTCTTAAGGAACTCACACGTAGAAACTGGGGGGCTTTGATCATTGTTGAAAAGGACATGAACATTGATTCCTTTATTGAAAACGGTGTGATGATCAATGCGGATGTGACTTCAGAGCTTTTGGTCAGTTTATTTCAACCCTCAACACCTTTACATGATGGAGCGGTGTTGATTCGTGAAGGACGTATTGAATCCGCAGGAAACTTTTTGCCCTTAAGTCAGAATCCTGCTTTAGATAAAAAATTGGGGACTCGTCATCGTGCTGCTTTTGGAATCACAGAATTGACAGATGCTAAGGTTTTCATTGTCAGTGAAGAACGACGCGCGATTGGATTTGTGGAGTTCGGAACTATGCACAGCACCCAAGACGTTGCGGATTTGAAACAGGATGTGGTGGAGTTTTTAGAGTTTGGAGATGAAGAATGA
- a CDS encoding CdaR family protein — protein MIVLKPKESLLQRTVKSIKGLFFHNTKQKGLALVVAGIMWVFILGQKENSVEKDVLLEYQLRSGVEMLESVQKVKVYFTGPSSALRKLNESPLNLKIDITQYPVGGLFTVEVPKDGLNLPLGVKVESLKPSRVPVVLRKASQKD, from the coding sequence ATGATTGTTTTAAAACCTAAAGAATCTTTACTCCAACGAACTGTCAAATCCATTAAGGGTTTGTTTTTCCATAACACAAAACAAAAAGGTCTGGCACTGGTTGTGGCAGGTATTATGTGGGTGTTCATCTTAGGCCAGAAAGAGAACAGTGTAGAAAAGGACGTGCTGTTAGAGTATCAACTGCGTTCGGGAGTGGAGATGCTCGAGTCCGTGCAAAAGGTGAAGGTGTACTTCACGGGACCAAGCAGTGCGCTTCGTAAGTTGAACGAATCTCCTTTAAATTTAAAAATTGATATCACTCAATATCCAGTGGGTGGATTATTTACAGTCGAGGTGCCAAAGGATGGTCTTAACCTTCCTCTTGGAGTAAAAGTGGAGTCTTTAAAACCCAGCCGAGTGCCAGTGGTTTTAAGAAAAGCCTCCCAAAAGGATTAG
- a CDS encoding cysteine desulfurase codes for MSQQSVRCYLDHNATTPIDEELMGYIGEFLPYWGNPSSIYTSAREPKRILRETRRKLAELIGSHPLELIFTSGGSEANNLALKGLLEHFKTLGKDTLVTSAVEHPSVLNTVKAIAKWGWNVEIIPVNRQGELDIKQYQKVLATQKVGLVSFMAANNETGVIFPIKDLCQMAHEYGALFHCDAVQFFGKKEFCLKDLNVDLASFSAHKFYALKGCGILYCRKGLPLESLIHGGGQERSRRAGTENILAIAALGFMLDKIPDILSRLQEVEKLRDHFEAQVKEKIADIDITAHGQSRLCNTSHLIISGVDGENMLINLDLKGFEVSTGAACSAGSPEPSPVLLAMGISKAEAQSSLRVSLGKATTLEHIESFVQTLVDTVEKLRELSGYKSQI; via the coding sequence GTGTCACAGCAAAGCGTAAGATGTTATTTGGATCATAATGCGACAACTCCTATAGACGAAGAGTTGATGGGGTACATTGGTGAGTTTCTGCCGTATTGGGGAAACCCTAGCTCCATATACACCTCGGCCCGCGAGCCCAAGCGCATCCTTCGTGAAACCCGACGCAAACTTGCGGAACTGATCGGCTCCCACCCTCTAGAACTGATCTTTACCAGTGGGGGAAGTGAAGCCAACAATCTGGCCCTTAAAGGTCTGCTTGAGCATTTCAAAACTTTAGGCAAGGACACGCTAGTGACCTCAGCTGTAGAGCACCCCAGTGTTTTAAATACCGTAAAGGCCATCGCCAAGTGGGGATGGAATGTCGAGATCATACCTGTGAACAGACAAGGAGAGTTGGATATTAAGCAGTATCAAAAAGTTCTTGCGACCCAAAAAGTGGGACTTGTCTCTTTCATGGCCGCGAATAACGAGACGGGAGTCATTTTTCCCATCAAAGACCTATGTCAAATGGCTCATGAGTATGGTGCTCTTTTTCACTGTGATGCGGTTCAATTCTTTGGAAAAAAAGAGTTCTGCCTTAAAGACTTAAATGTGGATTTGGCTTCTTTTTCAGCGCATAAATTTTATGCCTTAAAAGGTTGCGGAATACTTTATTGTCGTAAAGGTCTGCCTCTTGAAAGCCTTATCCATGGCGGAGGACAGGAGCGTTCCCGTAGAGCAGGCACAGAAAACATTTTAGCCATCGCCGCCCTTGGTTTTATGCTTGACAAGATTCCAGATATTCTAAGCCGTTTGCAAGAGGTTGAAAAACTGCGCGATCATTTTGAAGCTCAAGTCAAAGAGAAGATCGCAGACATAGACATCACTGCCCACGGGCAGAGCCGCTTGTGTAACACCTCTCACTTGATCATTTCGGGTGTTGATGGTGAGAACATGTTGATCAACCTAGACCTTAAGGGGTTTGAAGTCAGCACGGGGGCCGCTTGCAGCGCGGGAAGCCCCGAACCCAGCCCTGTGCTTTTAGCTATGGGAATCTCAAAAGCCGAAGCCCAAAGTTCACTGCGAGTCAGCCTAGGAAAAGCCACAACCCTAGAGCACATCGAGAGTTTTGTTCAAACACTTGTCGACACAGTAGAAAAGCTTAGAGAGTTAAGCGGGTACAAGTCCCAGATATAA